DNA sequence from the Rattus rattus isolate New Zealand chromosome 2, Rrattus_CSIRO_v1, whole genome shotgun sequence genome:
CAAGGGAGCCCATACTACAGCAGCCAACACAGTCAATTTTCTTCCTTAGAAACAGTGACCCACAGGGAAGTGGACAGAGGATTCAGGGACTGACAAGAACCAAACTTGAGATTCCATCCAGAGTGACCTGTCACATCCAGGACCCCGACACGGAACCATGGTACTGAAGGGCTGGAGATCTCTGCAGCTGCTGTGCCTCTTAGAAGCCATCTCTTTACTGCCTTGTATGTCCTACAGGGCTGTATGATGTAATGTCACATGTGGGAGGCTGTGCCTATGCTTTGGTGGAAAGTGGGCTGATATCTGCTCCGCTCAGGGCTCAGGCTTTCTGTGTGCTGATGTTAATTAAGATGGTGATGTGGAAAGCCGTGATGGGTCATtggtcccagcatttgggaggcagaggcaggtggttctctgagtttgagaccaacctggtctatagaataagttccaggacagccaggactgcacagagaaaccctggcttgaaaacaacaaccaccaccacaacaacaaaaatcaaaagacaacCTCCCGTCCccacaaaaaccccaaagaacCAACAGCCAAAAAGAGAGGTGGTGTGGGAGACAGATGACTGGAAGAATATTGTGTCTTTAGGTGCTGAAGCTCTTCTGTGCTACGAGGCAACAGCTTCAGCCTTCAGAGCTGTGTCCTTGCATAACTGGAAGTGGCTTCTGTTGAGGAGCATGGTGTGCAATCAGAGAGAGGGCTGCGAGGAGACCATAGTGTTCATCGAGACAGGTGACATACCTCCCTCTGCTCATCCTCGCGCTGGCCCGCCTTCTTAGCTATAGCCCCAACACCTGGGCctaggattacacacacacacactcacatacacactctcacacacacatactcacacacacactctaacacacacactctaacacacacacacacccacacatactcacacacatacactcacacacacatactcacacacatacactcacacacacactcacacacacacactcaaacatacacacacacacactcacacacacacacacacacacacacacacactctctcacacacacactcacacacacacacacacacacacacacacacacacacactccacacacacacacactcacacacactctcacacacacatacatacactcacacatacacatactcacacacacactcacacacacaccccacaccacacccacccacacacacacacccacacacacacacacacacacacacacacacacacaccacacacacacacacacacacacacacacacacacacacacacacacacacacacaccacacacacacacacacacacacacacacacacacacacacacacacacacacacacacacacacacacacacacacacactcacacacatacacacacacacacacacactcacacacatacactcacacacatacactcacacacactcactcacactcacacacacttacacacactcactcacacacacacttacacacactcactcacacacacacttacacacacataaacacacacagacatgtgtacatgtgttcaaaTAGATCATAAAAGCATAGTgctgatcattttattttattttatttatttatttttttttttggttctttttttcggagctggggatcgaacccagggccttgcgcttcctaggtaagcgctctaccgctgagctaaatccccagccccctgtgcTGATCATTTTAGatagtaacaataaaaatgtgtgaCTTCACGTGCCTCGATGGCACTCCAAGTCAAAGGAGATACATCAGTTACTTCAAAGTGACTGCTTTGGGGGAGGTTAAGGAGGGAGAGTGAGAACTGGGGATTACTGGCAAGAACAGGGTAGGTCTCATAACTGTAATGTAGAATGGAAATGGACAGGTCCCTGGGGGAGGGACAacctgggggagagggaaggatgaagcagacacaggatcGAGAGCAGCAAGAAggaccagaagacacagagaaagcccTGGCTTCTCAGCCCCATGCAGCTGCAGTCTGTGGATATAGAAAGACACAAGCTGGTCTTGGGGCCTGGAGGGTTCAGGGAATAGAGGGGGTGAGGAAGGGGCAGCTTGAGTGGGGCTGGGCCAGCAATAGCAACCTCTCCGCTCCTCTGCTCCTCAGGGACCAGAAAGGGAATCTTGAGTTTCAAAGGCTGCAGCTCCGCCTTTTCCTACCCTCCACAAATCTCCTACCTCGTGTCTCCGCCTGGAGTGTCCATCGCCTCCTACAGCCGAGTCTGCAGGTCCTATCTCTGCAACAACCTAACCAACCTGGAGCCGTTCGTGAGACTCAAGGCCAGCCAACCCGTCTCCACACTGCCTTCTGGCAAAAGCTGTCCAACCTGCGTGGGCAAGCACGACGAGGAGTGTCTTCCAAGCTTCGTCACCACCGAGAACTGCCCCTTTTCTGCTTCCGCCTGTCACAGTTCCACCTTGCATTTTCAGGCAGGTGAGAGCAAAACTTCTGTCAAAAGACTGCCCGTGGGCAGTGTACGGTCTGCAGTGCTTTGGCCCACCCGAGAGACTGGTGGGATCCGGAGGTAAGATTTGAGTACAGCAGGCTAGGCACATGAATTACAAGTCAGACCAGGTACGGCTCCTGGCATCCGAGTCTCTGACGGGAGAGCAGGCGTCCTGGTTGGTGAGGGGCCTCTGAAGAGAGCAGGGCTCTTGATTCTTGAAGGTATCCCtgattcctctcttccttccttgtagGGAATCTCAATACCACCTTCCTCATCATGGGCTGTGCTCGTGAATCACGCAAGCTTTTATCAGACTTTCAGCACATTGGGAGCATCAGAGTGAGTGAGGTCATCAACATCCTAGATAAGTCCTCGGCTGTCGGTGCAGGGCACTGCAGTCGGGGTCCCTCTTGGAGCGCCCTCTTATGCCTTCTTAGACTCTTCAGACACTGACCACCCAGCAGGACTGGAAAAATATCAGACCACCTTCTTGCATAATCAAATAAAATCTCGGGAGTACCCTTCTGCTTTGTCCTGTGGTCTCTGAGAGTGTAGAGGGTCCCAGCAtgtgcagggagggaggcagagaggcaaaagAGTCCAAGAAAGCTAGGTACCTAGGTTCCTGTTTTCTCCTCagcagcctggggtggggggccCTGAGagtcagggaggaggaggcaggtcaGGAGCTGGCATCGTGGAAGGAGGAAGACGCATCATCCTCAAAGCCCCATCTTGTGGAACTCAGGTCTAGACAGATGCTCTGGTaggaagagaaggcaggtggCCAGGAAGGCTGCTTGCTGAGTGGAGTCTTTCTAGGCTTCTCTGGAAAGTCGCACCCTTGACAGCTAGCTGccatctttcctctttctctttgtttccttcttcacctttctgttttcttccttccctctccttccttcctctggcccTAGGTCCACCCCGccccaccttcctcctccccgctttctttctttccccttaaaTGACTCCCGCAGATGCTCTGGGTGCAAAGATGAAGTGTGACCTACAAAGGACGACTAAGAGCTTGCTGTCCTTGAGGGAGGCTAAAGGAGCTCTCCAAATGGTACTGGAAGAAAACTGGGACTCCAGTAGGAAGAATAGAGGTCGGCATCACGCACTGTCCTCCCCTCCAGGAGCTCCGTCACATCCCTGATGGCAAAATATAAAAACGAGTGTCATAGAGGAAGACTTCCAAGACAGCCCTGTttgtgaacattttctttctatctctccctccctcccttcctccctcctcccatcctttccctcttctgtatGTTTTTCAATCCTTAGGCCAAACCATTTATTGGTAGCAAAAGTCTTGGCAGCTATGAATCACACGAGGGATAAGGCAGTGTGGGAGGCAGCAGAGGGCTCTTGGCAGGGGCGCCACCACCCTGGGACTGTTGTGAGCTTAAAGTCGTCACCTGCAAACACAGCTTAAATAGTACTGGCAGGCACAGGCAACAAGAATGGAGTAGGACAGCCACTTGGGAGAGCCATCTGGGACACGAAGGCATGGGATACAGAGAACATTGGTCACAGGGGCGCAGGACACTTGGGACcatggagacacacagagacaaatgggggtggggataggtAATATAAGACATTCTAGGTGATTCACTGAGCAACCAGGCTGGAATTCTGGACTGTTCTAGAAATCGCCCAGGAGGCTTCCTTCACCATTCAGGCCCTGTGCTTGTAGGCAAGACACACTGAGGCAGGACTGGGTAGCAGTCCTTACAGCCAAGTAGGTGACCTTGTCATAGATAGGTCCTTGTCATAGATTTGAGTCTATGAGTCCAAAGAGTATTCTATATCTAGGCTGTGGCAGTAGGGTTGGCCATTATGCTCAGAGTGCCCACTGGGGGTCAGTGTCTTGGAGCAGCACTCACAGCCCAGGCGGTGCTGGGGATAGTCCTTGCCCAGGTCACCTTCTCAGAAAAATGGTAAAGCACACCATTTTGGTGCATCGAGGACACATGTTGGGCTCTCCACTGAACACAGAGAGACTAGAAGTTttgttgggagtgtgtgtgtgtgtgtgtgtgtgtgtgtgtgtgtgtgtgtgtgtgtgtgtgagagagagagagagagagagagagagagagatccgcTGGCCACCCCATCCTTCATTTGGACCACTGGAATGACTGGAAAGCCCTAGGACAGAGGCTTCTCATTGCTATGGGAACTGGCACCCGTGAGAGTCATGCCGTTGGGTCCAAACGGTATGGCATAGCAGGTATGGCAGAGGGGCTCCTCATTATACTCAGTGTGGCCTCCAGGGGGTCAGCGTCGCATTGCAGTGCTTACCACAGAGGCAGAACTGGTGCCCGTCCTTGCTCAGGGAGCTTACCTTCTCGGCGATGTACACAGTCTTCACACTTGGCACACTTGGTGGCCACGGCCCGTGGGTCCAATCAGCCagtccctctccctgccccagctCTGAGCAACGTTATTTGCTTATACCTCACAGAATCAATCTGTTTCCAATGTCCGACCGGTGATTAGTATATCTATGGAAGCGCACAGTTTAAAACACTTTTAATCAATCCTGAAAGAAACTGAGTTCATTAGTAGCCACTCTCCAAGGTTCCcaaatctccccagccccaggacacCGTTTCTCTCTGCATGTCTGCACATTTCCCTGTAGTGGAGATACTGGATCATATGTAATTAAATCATACAATAAGATTTTCG
Encoded proteins:
- the Lypd4 gene encoding ly6/PLAUR domain-containing protein 4 — encoded protein: MVLKGWRSLQLLCLLEAISLLPCAEALLCYEATASAFRAVSLHNWKWLLLRSMVCNQREGCEETIVFIETGTRKGILSFKGCSSAFSYPPQISYLVSPPGVSIASYSRVCRSYLCNNLTNLEPFVRLKASQPVSTLPSGKSCPTCVGKHDEECLPSFVTTENCPFSASACHSSTLHFQAGNLNTTFLIMGCARESRKLLSDFQHIGSIRVSEVINILDKSSAVGAGHCSRGPSWSALLCLLRLFRH